A window of Choloepus didactylus isolate mChoDid1 chromosome 21, mChoDid1.pri, whole genome shotgun sequence contains these coding sequences:
- the LOC119517445 gene encoding alpha-hemoglobin-stabilizing protein produces MALLQDNKDLISQAMREFNVLLNQQVHPDPPLPEEAMVTIVDDWVNFYIAHYRKLMTGEQQEQDRALQELQQQLYILANPFLAEYRAFLRSL; encoded by the exons ATGGCCCTTCTTCAGGACAACAAGGATCTCATTTCCCAAGCAATGAGGGAATTTAATGTTCTGCTGAATCAGCAG GTTCACCCGGATCCTCCTCTCCCTGAAGAGGCCATGGTGACCATAGTGGACGACTGGGTGAACTTCTACATCGCCCATTACAGGAAGCTGATGACCGGGGAGCAGCAAGAGCAAGACAGGGCTCTGCAGGAACTTCAGCAACAGCTGTATATTCTGGCCAACCCTTTCCTAGCTGAGTACAGGGCCTTCCTGAGGTCCTTGTGA